The following are from one region of the Coriobacteriia bacterium genome:
- a CDS encoding glycosyltransferase family 2 protein: MTISLITPCLNAAETIVRTFDSVEEQGGSLHEHLVIDGGSTDGTVGPIEAYQARIGARLKWVSEPDRGIYDAMNKGLALASGDWVLVLGADDALEPGALAAVAHAAAANPGADLIYGDAYVLEPDGRRHLQSSMHGPRLASGLPLEMPVCHQACAFSTRACRQLGGFDLRYQIAADYDFYLRFHEEKLRSVRVPAPLATYSLEGVSSRLAVATARDYRDVRIAHGMPKASAQLRMARSLVNVSAMRVLRKAGWARG, from the coding sequence ATGACGATCAGCCTGATCACCCCATGCTTGAATGCTGCGGAGACCATCGTGCGGACCTTCGATTCCGTCGAGGAACAAGGGGGGTCCCTGCACGAGCACCTGGTCATCGACGGTGGCTCGACCGATGGCACCGTCGGGCCCATCGAGGCGTACCAGGCTCGCATTGGCGCGCGGCTGAAGTGGGTCAGTGAGCCCGATCGAGGCATCTACGATGCGATGAACAAGGGGCTCGCGCTGGCAAGCGGCGACTGGGTACTCGTCTTGGGCGCAGACGACGCGCTTGAGCCCGGCGCACTGGCGGCGGTTGCCCACGCTGCTGCGGCGAATCCCGGCGCAGACCTGATCTACGGCGATGCCTACGTGCTTGAGCCTGATGGACGCAGACACCTGCAGAGCTCGATGCACGGCCCCAGACTAGCCTCGGGTCTACCGCTTGAGATGCCCGTCTGTCATCAGGCATGTGCTTTCTCAACACGAGCCTGCCGGCAGCTGGGCGGGTTCGACCTGCGGTACCAAATCGCCGCAGATTACGACTTCTATCTTCGATTTCATGAGGAGAAGCTGCGCTCCGTCAGGGTGCCTGCGCCCCTTGCAACCTACAGCCTCGAGGGTGTGAGCTCGCGTCTGGCTGTGGCAACGGCTCGGGACTACCGCGACGTGCGCATCGCGCACGGCATGCCTAAGGCAAGCGCCCAGTTGCGGATGGCGCGCTCGCTGGTCAATGTGTCGGCGATGAGGGTCCTGCGGAAGGCCGGCTGGGCTCGGGGGTAG